The following are from one region of the Planctomycetota bacterium genome:
- a CDS encoding GNAT family N-acetyltransferase produces the protein MAPHGSDDVQIRSATPADRELVARLRARCYRPSYADEEALHKYMDDERGDLDNGDILLTSRGGRDVATTTSLRGEMNVRGTVLPCQGIAWVGTTHDARRAGGVASRTMHHAINLGRERGEALSSLMPFRASYYANFGYGICERRADWKVPPALLPKGDTSGFRLIEPDDDNALAQMVDCRRSQFGHARLGHGDVMFPHAADAGVRMWRNNTVRTGYLYGDFDSDGSMRGWLNLIPRDDGPRRGLDAEWMVFDTPDGFMRQLAFLGTLKDQYGFVYFTTPADRPIHLLLRETHLPHRAVEHAHATCAMKARNQVRVLDHARVLSEPAWPNAERTGSMVVRIDTADEVAVTLKLNVEAGRCEATPTDASPDFTCTDNAFAAIALGDVKAAWAATHGLASGMPGLLDDLGNGPLPFCREYF, from the coding sequence ATGGCTCCTCACGGAAGTGACGACGTCCAAATCCGCTCCGCCACGCCCGCGGACCGGGAACTGGTGGCCCGTCTCCGCGCTCGCTGCTATCGGCCGTCGTACGCCGACGAGGAGGCACTGCACAAGTACATGGACGACGAGCGCGGCGACTTGGACAACGGCGACATCCTGCTCACCAGCCGTGGCGGACGCGACGTTGCAACGACGACGAGCTTGCGCGGCGAGATGAACGTCCGCGGCACGGTCCTCCCGTGCCAGGGCATCGCCTGGGTCGGTACGACACACGACGCCCGACGGGCCGGGGGTGTTGCGAGCCGGACGATGCACCACGCGATCAACCTCGGCCGGGAGCGCGGCGAAGCGCTCTCGAGCCTCATGCCGTTCCGCGCAAGCTATTACGCCAACTTCGGCTACGGCATCTGCGAGCGACGGGCCGACTGGAAAGTCCCTCCGGCTCTGCTGCCCAAGGGCGACACGAGCGGGTTTCGCCTCATCGAGCCAGACGATGACAACGCCCTCGCACAGATGGTCGATTGCCGGCGCAGCCAATTCGGCCACGCCCGACTCGGCCACGGCGATGTGATGTTCCCACACGCCGCTGACGCCGGCGTTCGGATGTGGCGCAACAACACGGTCCGCACGGGATACCTCTACGGCGACTTCGACAGCGACGGCTCGATGCGCGGCTGGCTCAACCTGATCCCGCGCGACGACGGGCCTCGCCGAGGCCTGGACGCAGAGTGGATGGTCTTCGACACGCCCGACGGCTTCATGCGTCAGCTGGCTTTCCTCGGCACGCTCAAGGACCAGTACGGCTTCGTCTACTTCACGACGCCCGCTGATCGGCCCATTCACTTGCTGCTTCGCGAAACGCACCTGCCACACCGCGCCGTGGAGCACGCGCATGCGACGTGTGCGATGAAGGCACGCAATCAGGTGCGCGTGCTCGATCATGCCCGCGTGCTGTCTGAACCGGCCTGGCCGAATGCCGAGCGAACCGGTTCGATGGTCGTCCGCATCGACACTGCCGACGAGGTCGCTGTGACGCTGAAGCTGAACGTCGAAGCCGGCCGTTGTGAGGCGACCCCGACGGACGCGTCACCCGATTTCACCTGCACCGACAACGCCTTTGCAGCCATCGCGCTGGGTGACGTCAAAGCCGCCTGGGCCGCGACGCACGGTCTCGCGTCGGGGATGCCGGGGTTGCTCGACGACCTTGGCAACGGACCGCTGCCGTTCTGTCGCGAGTACTTCTAA
- the trpS gene encoding tryptophan--tRNA ligase — protein MTARPRLLTGDTPTGQLHLGHLVGSLENRLALQNESTHECFFLVANKHAFTTRADDPDSIRQSVIDIVIDWIAVGLDPAKSSFVLQSEVPAIDELTFFFSMLLPFNRVMRNPTLKQEIGDKGLGETYPFGFPLYAVGQTADILAFRPAVVPVGEDQLPHLELTREVARKFGQTYDGMDPHADDAEYATGATLPVIEPKLGRVKRLVGLGAPNEGGQLLKMSKSLGNAIFLRDEADVIKKKVMGMYTDPNRLRKTDPGETDPTKNPLWAFHETFNDDKAWVAETREAYSKGQIGDVDVKKRLVDVLEALIAPIRDRSKAVTESDAIDALRAGTTRANAVAEETLSLAKTAMKQGYFGRSLSIG, from the coding sequence ATGACCGCCAGGCCAAGACTGCTCACAGGCGACACCCCCACAGGCCAGCTCCACCTCGGCCACCTCGTCGGCAGCCTGGAGAATCGCCTCGCCCTGCAGAACGAGAGCACGCACGAGTGCTTTTTTCTCGTCGCCAACAAGCACGCCTTCACCACGCGCGCCGACGATCCGGACAGCATCCGGCAGAGCGTCATCGACATCGTGATCGACTGGATCGCCGTCGGGCTCGACCCGGCCAAGTCGAGCTTCGTCCTGCAGAGCGAGGTGCCAGCGATCGATGAGCTGACGTTCTTCTTCAGCATGCTCCTGCCGTTCAACCGCGTCATGCGGAACCCGACGCTCAAGCAGGAGATCGGCGACAAGGGCCTTGGCGAGACCTACCCGTTCGGCTTCCCGCTCTACGCGGTCGGCCAGACGGCGGACATTCTCGCCTTTCGCCCCGCCGTCGTGCCTGTCGGCGAGGACCAGCTGCCGCACCTGGAGCTGACCCGCGAGGTCGCCCGCAAGTTCGGCCAGACCTACGACGGCATGGACCCGCACGCCGACGACGCCGAGTACGCGACCGGCGCGACCCTCCCCGTCATCGAACCCAAGCTCGGCCGCGTCAAACGCCTCGTCGGCCTCGGTGCCCCGAACGAGGGCGGCCAGCTGCTCAAGATGTCCAAGAGCCTGGGCAACGCCATCTTCCTTCGCGACGAGGCCGACGTTATCAAGAAGAAGGTGATGGGCATGTACACCGACCCGAATCGCCTCCGCAAGACCGACCCCGGCGAGACCGACCCGACCAAGAACCCGCTCTGGGCGTTTCACGAGACGTTCAACGACGACAAGGCCTGGGTCGCCGAGACGCGCGAGGCGTACAGCAAGGGCCAGATCGGCGACGTCGATGTGAAGAAGCGCCTGGTCGACGTGTTGGAAGCATTGATCGCCCCGATCAGAGACCGCTCCAAGGCCGTGACGGAGTCCGACGCGATCGACGCCTTGCGGGCGGGGACGACCCGGGCGAACGCCGTGGCAGAAGAGACGCTGAGCCTTGCGAAGACTGCGATGAAGCAGGGTTACTTCGGGCGCTCGCTGTCAATCGGCTGA
- a CDS encoding amidohydrolase family protein, giving the protein MRRIIRAGRLAAMRPMEPATVERDRWILIENGLISAVTSDRGDFDAEVIDWRDRLVLPGLVNAHTHLELSHHRPPADQPGHLAQWLLGVRPTTAEQAAASAAAGASESLLFGVTTVGDITAFPAATRAAWSGESPRRGASRGSVTGPESAASLRSLNVVSFGEVRAMATRRDQIDHQLPAALADGGAVSPHAPYSVEPQSYRWCLAAAEQRGVPLATHLAETREEADFLRDHAGPFRQLWETIGGWDDDVPTFDGSPLAFAKHLGLLDAAVPVVLAHGNYLEPGDLDHLAAGRASVAYCPRTHAYFGHDPHPLVELLARGINVCLGTDSRASSPDLDLLAEVRHVHEHRPDVDISTIWSMATWRGAAALGLTGVAGSVAPGCRADLLALSDPSGDAPLATVLQDIGHRTVLCSGEEPSRLSR; this is encoded by the coding sequence ATGCGTCGGATCATTCGGGCAGGGCGGCTTGCAGCGATGCGGCCGATGGAACCGGCAACGGTGGAGCGGGACCGCTGGATTCTGATCGAGAATGGCTTGATTTCCGCCGTGACGTCCGATCGGGGAGATTTCGACGCGGAAGTGATCGACTGGCGCGACCGGCTGGTGCTGCCAGGGCTGGTCAATGCCCACACGCACCTGGAACTCTCGCACCACCGACCGCCCGCGGATCAACCCGGGCACCTGGCCCAGTGGCTGCTTGGTGTCCGCCCGACGACTGCGGAGCAGGCGGCCGCGTCCGCTGCGGCTGGTGCGTCAGAGTCGTTGTTATTCGGGGTGACCACAGTGGGCGATATCACAGCCTTTCCCGCGGCGACGCGCGCTGCGTGGTCAGGAGAGTCACCACGCCGCGGCGCCAGCCGCGGATCGGTCACGGGTCCAGAATCCGCGGCGTCGCTTCGCTCGCTGAACGTCGTCAGCTTCGGTGAAGTCCGCGCGATGGCGACCCGTCGCGACCAGATCGATCACCAGCTTCCCGCAGCCCTCGCCGATGGAGGTGCCGTGTCGCCGCATGCGCCGTACTCGGTGGAGCCCCAGAGTTATCGCTGGTGTCTCGCGGCGGCCGAACAACGCGGCGTCCCGCTGGCGACGCACCTCGCAGAGACACGCGAAGAGGCCGACTTCCTCCGCGACCACGCCGGACCCTTTCGCCAGCTCTGGGAGACCATCGGCGGGTGGGACGACGACGTGCCGACTTTCGACGGCTCTCCTCTTGCCTTCGCGAAACACCTCGGCCTGCTCGACGCCGCCGTGCCCGTCGTTTTGGCCCACGGGAACTACCTGGAGCCGGGCGACCTCGACCACCTCGCCGCCGGCCGGGCGAGCGTCGCGTACTGCCCGCGGACGCACGCCTACTTCGGCCATGATCCGCACCCGCTGGTCGAGCTGCTCGCCCGCGGCATCAACGTCTGCCTCGGCACCGACAGTCGCGCCAGCTCGCCCGATCTCGATTTGCTCGCGGAGGTCCGACACGTTCACGAGCACCGTCCTGACGTCGACATCAGCACGATCTGGTCGATGGCGACCTGGCGCGGCGCAGCAGCACTCGGACTGACAGGTGTTGCAGGCTCGGTCGCCCCCGGCTGTCGCGCCGACCTCCTCGCACTTTCCGATCCAAGTGGCGACGCCCCGCTTGCCACCGTCTTGCAGGACATCGGACATCGCACCGTCCTCTGCTCGGGAGAAGAACCATCGCGTCTGAGCAGGTAG
- a CDS encoding Minf_1886 family protein, translated as MPADPGPSAASTSSSNAVGPKVLKEVREARDAVRRYVDIIESDGRYPLEAFHFLQAALGRAVEMTHGVDAHKLAEEHSELRGEDHPNHVSARQLSTAVLDLAAEHWGLLARQVLERWNIFTTSDLGEMVFLLVDNDLLQKTEGDRREDFDDLFSMSLLESEYSISTGLDAERLLEPAEPS; from the coding sequence ATGCCTGCCGATCCCGGCCCGTCCGCGGCTTCGACATCTTCCAGCAACGCCGTCGGCCCGAAGGTGCTCAAAGAGGTACGTGAAGCCCGCGATGCCGTCCGCCGGTACGTCGACATCATCGAGTCGGACGGTCGGTATCCGTTGGAGGCGTTCCACTTCCTACAGGCCGCACTCGGGCGGGCCGTCGAGATGACGCACGGCGTGGACGCCCACAAGCTGGCCGAAGAACACTCCGAGCTTCGCGGAGAGGATCACCCGAACCACGTCTCCGCCCGGCAGCTCTCGACGGCCGTCCTCGACCTCGCCGCCGAACACTGGGGCCTGCTCGCCCGGCAGGTGCTGGAGCGTTGGAACATCTTCACGACCAGCGACCTCGGCGAGATGGTCTTTCTGCTCGTCGACAACGACCTGCTGCAGAAGACAGAGGGCGACCGACGCGAGGACTTCGACGATCTATTTTCGATGTCGCTGCTGGAGTCGGAGTACTCAATTTCGACCGGCCTCGATGCCGAGCGTCTCCTCGAGCCGGCGGAACCGTCGTGA
- the hemB gene encoding porphobilinogen synthase produces the protein GVLGDDQKDAVGSSGEAGDNVVCRLLRETQRRGNPMLAITDVCLCEYTDHGHCAPLVDGEADNDAALAKLGRQAVIHAEAGADWVAPSAAMDGMVAAIRRGLDDAGHHQTAIMSYAIKYAGAFYGPFRDAAASAPSTGDRKSYQMDPFRGTDEAIREAELDVAEGADVVMVKPAGPYLDVLSAMRQAVRVPTAAYQTSGEYAMHMAGGQQGWIDLDAVVMESTMAMRRAGADLVITYHAERLARMLATGS, from the coding sequence TCGGCGTGCTCGGTGACGATCAGAAGGATGCCGTCGGCTCATCCGGCGAGGCCGGCGACAACGTCGTCTGCCGACTTCTGCGCGAGACGCAACGTCGCGGCAATCCGATGCTGGCGATCACCGACGTCTGCCTCTGCGAATACACCGACCACGGCCACTGCGCCCCGCTCGTCGATGGCGAGGCCGACAACGATGCAGCCCTTGCCAAGCTCGGACGGCAAGCTGTCATCCATGCCGAGGCCGGGGCGGATTGGGTCGCGCCCAGCGCCGCGATGGACGGCATGGTCGCCGCTATCCGCCGAGGTCTCGACGACGCTGGCCACCACCAGACGGCGATCATGAGCTACGCGATCAAGTACGCCGGCGCCTTCTACGGCCCGTTCCGCGACGCGGCCGCCAGCGCACCGTCGACGGGCGATCGCAAGAGCTACCAGATGGACCCGTTCCGCGGCACTGACGAGGCGATCCGCGAGGCCGAACTCGATGTGGCCGAGGGTGCCGATGTCGTCATGGTCAAACCGGCCGGGCCGTACCTCGACGTGCTGTCGGCGATGCGGCAGGCCGTCCGCGTGCCGACCGCCGCCTATCAGACCAGCGGCGAGTACGCCATGCACATGGCCGGCGGGCAGCAGGGCTGGATCGACCTCGACGCGGTCGTCATGGAGTCCACGATGGCGATGCGACGGGCCGGGGCCGATTTGGTCATCACGTACCACGCCGAACGCCTGGCCCGCATGCTCGCTACAGGAAGTTGA